The DNA sequence ATTCGGTGAAATATTGGTATTCATAAATTTTGTTTTATGCTTATTTTGAGCTTGGCAAGATACAAACAATAAAATAAATAGCAGCATTCCGTAGTGTTTCATACTCATACATACGAACAAAAATGGCAATTAGATTATTTCATTTTGCTATTCTTGACTATTTTTTCATACTTTTGCAGCTTATTTGATAAATAAACTATGGGAATAATGAATTCTTTACGGGAACGAGGTAGCACATTCATTTTGGTTTCAATTGGATTAGCTATCATATCGTTCCTGATAATGGACGTATACAATCAAAACTACGGCATAGGCAGTAGGCAATATGCAGGTAAAATTGCAGGCAAAAAAATTCCCTATGCTGAGTATGAGATGCGCGTCAATGAGCAAATAAGAAATATGGAGCAACGTTCAGGTAAGCCTGTAGACCCTTCAACGCAAGAATATATCCGTGATAATGTTTGGAACACTTTAATAGAAGAAAGATTATTAGGTCAGCAGTATAAATCTATCGGCTTGGCGATTTCTTCAAAAGAAATGACCGAAGCAGTAAGAGGCCCCGAACGTGATCCGATTGTAATACAAACCTTCACTAACCAAGAAACCAACAGTTTTGATGAGAAAATGCTCAATGATTACCTTGCGCAACGAGGTAAAAACAGAGAAGCGGACTACTTTTGGGCAAAAATGGAAGAGTATTTGGAGAGCAGCAAATTAAGAAATAGACTATCTAGCTTAGTCAAAGCAGGACTAAATGCCTCATACGAAGCTGCCAAGTACGAAGCTCTTAACCGTGCGCGTAAAGTTAATATCAAGTTTATTAGCTTTCCGTATGTTTTTATCGCAGATTCTTTGGTAAAACCTACTAGAAAAGAAATGTTGGCTTATTACAATGAAAACAAACAAAATTTTTTACAAAACGAAGAAGAGCGTGAAATTGAGTATGTCGCGTTCATGAAAAAACCTTCACGTGAAGATACGTTAGCTGCCAAAAAAGAAGCAGAAAAGTTAGCTAAAGAGTTTAAGGAAACTACTGCTGATTCTGCATTTGTTAAAATGAATACAGATGCTAACACTCCTGAATACGGCTATAAGAAAAAAAGTGATTTGAAAGGGATTGATATAGGGGATAAACTGTTCAATGCCCAAGCAGGCGAAGTATTCGGACCTTTTCAATATGGCGGAACTTTCAAAATTTATAAGGTCTGTGAAGTTAAGGATGATACTTCTGGAGTAACTATGACAGTTAGACACATTTTAGTAGGTTTTGACAATTACTACAAAAAGGTAATGCCCAAAACTAGCGCTGATAGCACAAAAGCTAAAAACATGGCACGCGCCAAAGCAGACAGTATATTAGCTGTTCTACGCAGCAAAAAAGCTACTTTTGAAGAGCTAGTGCTCAAACATAGTGATGACCCTGGCAGTAAAAACACAGGAGGTAAGTACGAAGATTTTCCCAAAGGACAAATGGTAAAACCTTTTGAAAACTTTG is a window from the Bacteroidia bacterium genome containing:
- a CDS encoding SurA N-terminal domain-containing protein codes for the protein MGIMNSLRERGSTFILVSIGLAIISFLIMDVYNQNYGIGSRQYAGKIAGKKIPYAEYEMRVNEQIRNMEQRSGKPVDPSTQEYIRDNVWNTLIEERLLGQQYKSIGLAISSKEMTEAVRGPERDPIVIQTFTNQETNSFDEKMLNDYLAQRGKNREADYFWAKMEEYLESSKLRNRLSSLVKAGLNASYEAAKYEALNRARKVNIKFISFPYVFIADSLVKPTRKEMLAYYNENKQNFLQNEEEREIEYVAFMKKPSREDTLAAKKEAEKLAKEFKETTADSAFVKMNTDANTPEYGYKKKSDLKGIDIGDKLFNAQAGEVFGPFQYGGTFKIYKVCEVKDDTSGVTMTVRHILVGFDNYYKKVMPKTSADSTKAKNMARAKADSILAVLRSKKATFEELVLKHSDDPGSKNTGGKYEDFPKGQMVKPFENFALKKPIGTIDKVETTYGWHIIEVLGRNTKQIKLGVIEKNIQVSDATNNMIFQEASTFAQKAAENRGKNFDKACEELKGNAKRKSNPFKVMDKGISAIPNSREIVRWAFLNAKLGEVRLEPFALEDRFIVAKLTKILEKGVKPFEEVEDQIKTEVIKKKKFEIFKQKIKGNTLEEIAKNYGNGVIVNTANDVTFISNYVPNVGQEPEMLGAIFGMANKGQIQKLSPLIQGNNAVYIFTIESVNNGEPPVESAIKNGQLSLSTALRFKGDAGQILEALKKKFEIQDTRYYYF